A single window of Girardinichthys multiradiatus isolate DD_20200921_A chromosome 15, DD_fGirMul_XY1, whole genome shotgun sequence DNA harbors:
- the LOC124881777 gene encoding rho-related GTP-binding protein RhoB-like, whose translation MAFPNIVEFGEGTSWPNKSEQSPDRVLKTTQAKNGSVFLMPRLKKAQEATQMAALRKKLVVVGDGACGKTCLLIVFSKDEFPEVYVPTVFETYVADIEVDNHQIQLALWDTAGQEDYDRLRPLSYPDTDVILMCFSVDSPDSLGNIFEKWVPEVKHFCPNVPIILVANKKDLRNDENTKNELSRRKLEPVKAEDGRAMAMRIGAYDYLECSARTKEGIWEVFETATRATLQKRSTSMGCFKCCVML comes from the coding sequence ATGGCTTTCCCAAACATTGTGGAGTTTGGGGAGGGAACCTCCTGGCCGAACAAGTCTGAACAGTCTCCTGACagagttttaaaaacaacacaagcGAAAAACGGGTCTGTGTTTTTGATGCCGCGTTTAAAGAAAGCCCAGGAAGCGACCCAGATGGCTGCCCTTCGCAAGAAGCTTGTGGTGGTCGGGGACGGCGCCTGCGGAAAAACGTGTCTACTGATCGTTTTCAGCAAAGACGAGTTTCCTGAGGTCTACGTCCCGACTGTGTTTGAGACCTACGTGGCCGACATAGAAGTCGACAACCACCAAATCCAGCTGGCTCTGTGGGACACGGCCGGACAGGAGGACTACGACCGACTGCGCCCACTCTCATACCCGGACACTGATGTCATCCTCATGTGCTTCTCCGTGGACAGCCCGGACTCGCTAGGGAATATCTTCGAAAAGTGGGTCCCCGAGGTCAAGCACTTTTGTCCGAATGTGCCGATCATCTTGGTGGCCAACAAGAAAGATCTGCGCAACGACGAGAACACGAAGAATGAGCTCTCTCGGAGGAAACTAGAGCCCGTGAAGGCGGAGGACGGCCGGGCTATGGCCATGCGCATCGGCGCGTACGACTACCTGGAGTGCTCCGCCCGGACCAAAGAGGGCATATGGGAGGTGTTCGAAACCGCAACACGGGCCACCCTCCAGAAACGGTCCACATCAATGGGTTGTTTCAAATGCTGTGTGATGCTGTGA
- the LOC124881774 gene encoding apolipoprotein B-100-like, translating into MWGNKLCLLLLLGTYTLAQQDVGGLEEQSPVCFLAKRYRNFRRFVYSYEAEALNSVNGASNDKSGPGVSCTVEIEVPQTCRFILRTPDCSLREISGVDHDGKPVYRPAAGTEDFRAAMAKNTLKAAVEGNTDVKLFPEDDEPVNILNIKRGIISALMVPETDKEETKEMPTVHGVCSSDFTNNLGLDGATEMTISRDLSKCDGFVARRQNTSPLALISGMNYPLSKMISSTQTCNYKFDRQKKHMTSGSCMEKHIFLPFSHKNENGLSAVVSQTVTLRGTSNINDRIFDHNEASFKPLSMDVANNKSPVQTKDAVIDTMQKLNTLSENNEDEERATFFHKLVSELRGLNTDVLSSSVDEMMSVSAILTWQALVQCGTPECTSGMLKILRNFDHAAYDVDAFVYTLGMLSNPSRLMVQDLLAMAQYKQSKPIMYALSNAARRLYKAEGVTPEITDVNEYMASLLRADCAGEKELTFLILRVVGNMGDAMEAADPKIKNTLLKCMRQPATTLSVQLAAIQAFRRMSVTDEVRSDLQRVSQYSKGVVQKRLAAYLILMRDPQGSDFDMVKKLLTQEQNTQIKAFVSSHIYNIITSTELETKKLGDRILNALKDTDISTHSDYISKSRNYKLGVAHENMEASIQGNVIFDPSNQLPREVLLETTLKAFGYSLDIWELGMEGKGFEPTIEALFGKNGFFPDTVSKALYWAEGKMPPEVQEVLEKWIAPLKSGKPSVSENLLGEIAHNFNKLLNNLQSQGSPEAMAYLKIMGAELGYIKANDLKFIAENAINTARAFAQHAKFQLNRLPNFDTEMFAHYIFMDNKFILPTASGLPMTFALSGTFAPGAKGGLHISPNMKELVFSPSVGIEFMTQIGVHFPEFVASAVEMHTNIFHESSLNAKITMEQNELKLSIPAPKDTTKLFRISNKIWIVGAEKATRIPYRQSKSKCSPLFPGIKSCTKMLYADALDKNAAPYFPLNGETMFAIDIEPTEEISEYTASVAYKRLSEGKDGRQKVDSLQMTLRAEGAKPTEATATIKYNQNRNVLTTQIQIPDIDVEAGIKIGMTDSSVKGKSLTIEFSNKNVPQLSLTGRAKLQAMNDGLLQVQLLVPSLKIDATLGATVTKDSGLTMQIKSDIKLPEISSVQAVTFKYGKEEAEAYLTSNVKADTKIPVHYTEALQTWLSRLAEDLMEKKVVKTDMKLRHIVNKGIEASNIWINKISADCPHMKNLMNNIGMVEMPSVPQILFMNFESKLRYQFNQNRFMMTIPLPLGGKSSEELRIPPVVTFPHISVPQLGLEFTPREIQIPSFTIPSEHDLTLPLMGLLEVSAKVNSNYYDWEGLITAGNNTAKSPEYVAKFSVMAESPIKLLSFSTEGSTKITDTDRETIEVTLNGVLKHMLINTGFSVLESIAVTDNVLTTGRYSIYATAAPVGLDTSMTITTQFKLDSDTFFGDVNTDGSIAIGSKVATTTYLYTISVEPAKKTAKMNSALMVKCDLMKLSHKNKASFENAEFLFESTTSMDSDPVKHTTKINLNYKDVKLTIQSDSVTRALERMILNQMAFSMSEGQASLRIENQADDTQNRVYSLLTGTMNPSGLEINADASVKIFSSLASHKATLSLNSKGLTTSCTTTAQHSPLTFENIFHGGIGSSGATLSLKTKGAVQDNKAELNVEGKLSTTEVYFNSMYEGSLFDISGRNRVNLRLNEDGLVFSNNMVGSFREMRTENTHSLSLTLKSFTLQTKTDNFLDKSNSYMHDITVNMGHFTASAMVKNVLKVMAVTFENDAQFKAEPYSMELAGTLKGSFLEEELKHIYEIKFADLVLSAKCNTNGKLLGSRMTHITDMEVNGLTIKFSNVANFNSPSLLMDSIIKTTAAPFTLNVDAIFNSNGEVYLFGKHSGELYSKFLLKAEPTEFEQSFEYRASSSHKVIDRPTVKTNVNNKLNSLLSLGEQMVTLEMTSTVNEHTFKQMLSAKNNAERIAFELEGEVSTPLFSEARQDYAISGFVKYDKNSDTQFIQIPFIEHLPTVIENVKSTMISLMDHSIKMLKDINTRYEINAKFQAKLEELKEAINSFDLGLFVQDLKGFITSVENFIIKLTAQLPTDKVINLLKSIKDTVVVEMKKYNIPTRYNAIYFKIEEFLSNYEIEKMIGGIMDEVVKIMKQYQIREKLQQTFEALRSIDIQPLFNKFKGPVTEFVNELYSIDFKQLIDDMSGFFTRMMQKIKSFDYETFTAELKDKVTEMSKIPSFGKLYGEFKVTSPHYSLTTTAKLENTTTTPATPEFKVSLNSQADSTLKELNFTVDASAHFAAPKMSRLTISEAINVQQSSFTLDHKGTMNLYGLSAQVSAETSAKATTEPYMAELVNSAFFALENGVSAKMDTVYKHDLKFPPLSIFSEMVIDQKTLFGLEDASFHLTFNNLANKKFRIWHYSDEANHKSDINVEMDLQNTKVTFTGDTSSSLLTVKESFVADISTFRHVIIDAKIETDTPFMEGSVAEVKLQAKAEDMKIDLTASHNAKLIGRITGTLSSSVLTLISATELTFNSKNKGKAMFFLPFKQSVNIDLQNDADFTLNSEMHQGSWTGLAKLNQYKYSHLFSMDNGESEINIQSRINAEANLEVLKTPITIPEITLPVIGMKTERVECFSLWEDTGLNYILKTTQQTLDINSKLKYIKNPEMITIDINLDPVIRAININTRALHKKMLIGKDKAATILASSYNKAMSGYETYSIELPKTIVVPAYKVPVMNIEMSSFTIPLPDVTLVTVPSLHIPSALRKLTVPKITLPKVQSIKIPMMGDLTYEFSMETAMITLKTDASILNQDGLKVKFDASSSSGFEILTGKIEGNTSVNTVGEFKMASLFSVKHSMLEGNHKSTVTLSYENVDTSVSNSAKVNLPSLTMEINQEIKGNPGDGLVVSMSTTSAGLLGVQMQTKRPAQMKARLYGCYPTEPTRYVNIVGLKMSVKDSEQLNLQTTWNMEMPYEMMLGLKKQVPGAMEMVSDPAIKTYNKISRHVRSFKGSFEKFRKKGKAMFMTAVENLAAVSSSDFMTTVTDKTIKLLKESQKKVELVLDVVIKFLRQTKFQIPGYERKLSGLEVYQEFSTFVADVSEEAVEKLPEYFASTFASVFDHVQTVEFTIPGSNRVITGKELCDDLVVALRKMQEQLTVSMRKLGDIKLEDMIKKLSGFMQFIVQQSENFIQTLKTHNFEKISSFLVDAYNDAMNSHFLAGVAEQIDEVHIIIKEYLESVINKIHSIMADMSTEQLRTSIQSWIDLSVKRINAFHNSVISTLKETSKDVEPYVRVSDRKIDVDIPLPFIVRLN; encoded by the exons ATGTGGGGTAACAAGCTCTGCCTTTTGCTTCTTCTGGGCACCTACACTCTAGCCC AGCAAGATGTAGGAGGTTTGGAGGAACAATCTCCCGTTTGCTTTT tGGCCAAAAGATACAGGAACTTCAGACGATTTGTGTACAGCTATGAAGCTGAGGCCCTTAACAGTGTAAATGGAGCCTCAAATGACAAGAGCGGACCCGGAGTCTCCTGTACA GTTGAAATCGAAGTGCCCCAGACGTGTCGCTTCATCCTCAGAACACCAGATTGTTCTCTGAGGGAGATCTCTGGCGTGGACCATGACGGAAAACCAGTGTACCGTCCCGCTGCGGGGACCGAGGATTTCAGAGCCGCAATGGCCAA GAACACCTTGAAGGCTGCAGTGGAAGGAAACACCGATGTTAAGCTGTTCCCTGAAGATGATGAGCCTGTCAACATCCTGAACATCAAGAGGGGAATCATCTCCGCTCTCATGGTGCCTGAAACGGACAAGGAGGAGACCAAAGAAATG CCCACCGTGCATGGAGTGTGCTCCTCCGACTTCACCAACAACCTCGGACTGGACGGTGCAACTGAAATGACCATCAGTAGGGATCTGTCCAAATGTGATGGCTTTGTAGCCCGTAGACAGAACACCAGCCCTCTGGCCCTCATCTCTGGCATG AACTACCCTCTGTCCAAAATGATAAGCAGTACTCAGACCTGTAACTACAAGTTTGACAGGCAGAAGAAGCACATGACCAGCGGATCCTGCATGGAGAAGCACATCTTCCTACCTTTCTCCCACAA GAACGAAAATGGACTTTCTGCAGTTGTGAGCCAGACTGTAACGCTCAGAGGAACTTCCAATATCAATGACCGAATCTTTGACCACA ATGAAGCAAGTTTCAAGCCCCTGTCTATGGATGTTGCAAACAACAAGTCCCCGGTACAGACGAAGGACGCGGTTATTGACACAATGCAGAAGCTGAACACTCTGTCTGAGAACAATGAGGACGAGGAACGTGCAACCTTTTTCCACAAGCTGGTGTCTGAACTGCGTGGCTTGAACACCGACGTCCTCAGCTCCAGTGTGGATGAGATGATGTCTGTCTCCGCTATTCTTACCTGGCAAGCTCTGGTTCAGTGTGGCACCCCAGAATGCACCAGCGGTATGCTGAAGATACTCAGAAACTTTGACCATGCTGCATATGATGTTGATGCTTTCGTCTATACCCTGGGAATGCTGTCAAACCCCTCACGCCTGATGGTCCAAGACTTGCTGGCAATGGCTCAGTACAAACAGAGCAAACCCATCATGTATGCACTGAGCAATGCAGCCCGGAG ACTTTACAAAGCTGAGGGAGTCACCCCAGAGATCACTGATGTTAATGAGTACATGGCATCCCTCCTGCGTGCAGACTGTGCAGGCGAAAAAGAGCTGACTTTTCTGATCCTGAGG GTTGTCGGCAACATGGGAGATGCAATGGAGGCAGCTGACCCTAAAATTAAGAACACCCTGCTGAAGTGCATGAGACAGCCTGCTACCACTTTGTCCGTGCAACTGGCAGCCATCCAGGCCTTCAGGCGCATGTCTGTGACCGATGAG GTCCGCTCAGACCTCCAGAGAGTCAGCCAGTACTCCAAGGGCGTCGTGCAGAAACGCCTGGCAGCTTACCTCATTCTGATGAGGGATCCCCAGGGCAGTGACTTTGACATGGTGAAGAAGCTACTAACCCAGGAGCAGAACACGCAAATCAAAGCTTTTGTGTCCAGCCACATTTACAACATCATTACCTCAACTGAATTAGAGACAAAAAA GCTTGGTGACAGAATACTCAATGCCTTGAAGGACACTGATATTTCCACTCACAGTGACTACATCTCAAAGTCTCGCAACTATAAACTGGGCGTTGCACATGAGAACATGGAGGCCAGCATTCAGGGCAATGTCATTTTTGATCCCAGCAACCAGTTACCAAGGGAAGTCCTATTGGAAACAACCCTGAAAGCCTTTGGTTACAGCTTGGACATTTGGGAG CTTGGCATGGAGGGAAAAGGCTTTGAGCCGACCATCGAGGCTCTGTTTGGAAAGAACGGCTTTTTTCCTGACACCGTTTCTAAGGCTCTGTACTGGGCGGAGGGCAAGATGCCACCGGAGGTTCAAGAAGTTCTGGAAAAATGGATTGCCCCCTTAAAATCAGGAAAACCAAGT GTTTCTGAAAACCTTTTGGGAGAAATTGCTCACAACTTCAACAAGCTGCTGAACAATCTCCAGAGTCAGGGGTCCCCAGAGGCTATGGCCTATCTGAAGATCATGGGAGCTGAACTGGGTTACATCAAGGCCAATGATTTGAAATTTATTGCTGAAAATGCAATCAACACTGCAAGAGCTTTCGCACAACATGCTAAG TTTCAGCTTAATAGATTGCCAAACTTTGACACAGAGATGTTTGCACACTACATCTTCATGGACAACAAATTCATCTTGCCAACAGCATCTGGTTTGCCCATGACATTCGCTCTGTCAGGCACATTTGCTCCTGGTGCAAAAGGAGGCCTTCACATTTCCCCAAACATG AAGGAGCTGGTCTTCAGTCCATCTGTTGGAATTGAGTTCATGACCCAGATAGGAGTGCACTTCCCTGAATTTGTAGCCTCTGCTGTTGAGATGCACACCAACATCTTCCATGAGAGTTCCCTCAACGCCAAGATCACCATGGAGCAGAACGAGCTTAAGCTCTCCATACCAGCTCCAAAGGACACCACAAAGCTCTTCAGAATCAG CAATAAAATTTGGATTGTTGGTGCTGAGAAGGCCACAAGGATCCCTTATAGGCAGAGCAAATCAAAGTGCAGCCCTCTCTTCCCTGGAATCAAATCCTGCACCAAGATGCTTTACGCGGACGCCCTTGACAAGAATGCTGCTCCTTACTTCCCCCTGAACGGAGAGACGAT gttTGCCATTGATATCGAACCTACTGAAGAGATCTCTGAGTACACAGCCAGCGTTGCCTACAAACGTCTCAGTGAAGGAAAGGATGGCCGCCAGAAGGTGGATTCCTTGCAGATGACCCTGAGAGCTGAGG GTGCTAAGCCCACAGAGGCTACAGCCACCATAAAATACAACCAGAACAGGAATGTCCTCACTACTCAAATCCAGATTCCTGACATTGATGTTGAGGCTGGGATTAAGATTGGCATGACAGACAGCAGTGTAAAAGGCAAATCCCTCACCATTGAGTTTTCCAACAAAAATGTGCCACAGCTATCCCTGACTGGTCGCGCCAA aCTTCAGGCCATGAATGATGGATTACTTCAGGTTCAACTGCTGGTTCCATCGCTGAAGATTGATGCCACCCTTGGTGCTACTGTGACCAAAGACAGTGGGCTCACCATGCAGATCAAGAGTGATATCAAGCTCCCAGAGATTTCCTCCGTTCAGGCAGTCACCTTCAAATATG GTAAGGAGGAGGCTGAGGCCTATCTGACGTCCAATGTGAAAGCTGACACAAAGATCCCAGTGCATTACACTGAAGCCCTCCAGACTTGGCTCAGTCGGCTGGCCGAGGACCTCATGGAAAAGAAGGTTGTGAAGACCGACATGAAACTGCGTCACATTGTCAATAAAGGAATTGAg gcTAGCAACATCTGGATCAACAAAATCTCTGCGGATTGTCCTCACATGAAGAATCTGATGAACAACATTGGGATGGTGGAAATGCCATCAGTGCCTCAAATCTTATTCATGAATTT TGAGAGCAAACTCAGATACCAGTTCAACCAGAACCGTTTCATGATGACCATCCCTCTGCCTCTTGGTGGAAAATCCTCTGAGGAACTCAGGATTCCACCTGTTGTCACATTCCCACACATTTCTGTGCCTCAGCTGGGCCTGGAGTTTACCCCACGGGAGATCCAAATTCCAAGTTTCACCATCCCATCTGAACATGATCTCACTCTGCCTCTGATGGGGCTGTTGGAAGTGTCTGCCAAGGTCAACAGTAACTATTATGACTGGGAGGGACTGATTACAGCTGGCAATAATACTGCCAAGTCTCCTGAATACGTGGCGAAGTTCAGTGTCATGGCTGAAAGTCCAATCAAACTGCTCTCCTTCTCAACTGAgg GATCCACCAAAATCACAGACACAGACAGGGAAACTATTGAAGTCACACTCAATGGAGTCCTGAAACACATGCTCATCAACACAGGTTTCAGCGTGCTGGAAAGCATTGCTGTCACAGACAATGTACTGACAACAGGTCGTTACAGCATCTACGCTACTGCTGCTCCAGTGGGTCTTGACACATCTATGACCATTACCACCCAGTTCAAGCTGGACTCAGACACTTTCTTTGGAGATGTTAACACAGATGGCAGTATCGCCATTGGGTCTAAGGTTGCCACCACAACTTATCTCTACACCATCTCTGTTGAGCCAGCcaagaaaacagcaaaaatgaacAGTGCGCTGATGGTAAAGTGCGACTTGATGAAGCTCTCCCACAAGAATAAAGCATCTTTTGAAAATGCTGAGTTTCTGTTTGAATCAACCACCAGCATGGATTCTGACCCGGTCAAGCACACCACAAAAATTAATCTAAACTACAAGGATGTCAAACTCACCATTCAGTCTGACTCTGTGACCAGGGCTCTTGAGAGGATGATTCTTAACCAGATGGCGTTCTCCATGTCTGAAGGACAGGCTTCCCTCAGGATCGAGAACCAAGCTGATGATACACAGAACCGTGTGTACTCCTTGCTTACTGGAACAATGAACCCCTCTGGTTTGGAAATCAATGCTGATGCCTCCGTGAAGATCTTCTCTAGCCTCGCTTCTCACAAAGCAACCTTGTCACTGAACTCAAAGGGCTTGACCACCAGCTGCACAACAACTGCCCAGCACAGTCCATTAACATTTGAGAATATTTTCCATGGTGGAATTGGCTCCTCCGGTGCCACCCTGTCTCTTAAAACAAAGGGAGCCGTTCAAGACAACAAGGCAGAGCTCAATGTTGAGGGGAAGCTTTCAACCACAGAAGTATATTTCAACAGCATGTATGAAGGTAGCCTTTTTGACATCAGCGGGCGGAACAGAGTGAATCTCAGGCTGAATGAAGATGGACTGGTCTTCTCTAACAACATGGTTGGATCTTTTAGGGAGATGAGGACCGAAAACACCCATTCCCTGTCTCTTACTTTAAAATCTTTTACCCTACAAACCAAAACTGACAACTTCCTTGACAAGAGCAACTCTTACATGCATGATATCACGGTCAACATGGGACATTTTACAGCCTCAGCCATGGTGAAAAATGTACTGAAAGTGATGGCAGTCACATTTGAGAATGATGCCCAATTCAAGGCAGAACCCTACAGCATGGAGCTGGCTGGGACACTGAAGGGAAGCTTCTTAGAGGAAGAGCTCAAGCACATCTATGAAATCAAGTTTGCTGATTTAGTCCTGTCTGCAAAGTGCAATACCAATGGAAAACTCCTGGGATCACGCATGACACATATCACTGACATGGAAGTTAATGGTCTGACTATCAAGTTTAGCAATGTGGCTAACTTCAACTCACCATCTCTTCTTATGGACAGTATCATTAAAACCACTGCTGCACCCTTTACACTCAACGTCGATGCCATTTTCAACTCAAATGGAGAGGTGTATCTATTTGGAAAGCATAGTGGAGAACTGTACAGCAAATTCCTCTTGAAAGCAGAACCGACAGAATTTGAACAATCATTTGAGTACAGAGCTTCAAGCAGCCACAAGGTGATAGACAGACCTACTGTGAAGACCAACGTGAACAACAAGCTCAACAGCTTGCTAAGCCTGGGAGAACAAATGGTCACACTGGAGATGACATCCACTGTAAATGAACACACTTTCAAACAGATGTTGAGTGCCAAAAACAACGCAGAGAGAATTGCTTTTGAGCTGGAGGGAGAAGTTTCCACTCCCCTCTTCAGTGAGGCCAGGCAAGATTATGCCATCTCTGGATTTGTGAAGTATGACAAGAACAGTGACACCCAGTTCATCCAAATCCCTTTCATTGAGCACCTTCCCACAGTcattgaaaatgtgaaaagcacAATGATTAGTCTAATGGACCACAGCATTAAGATGCTCAAAGACATCAACACCAGGTATGAAATCAATGCTAAGTTTCAGGCCAAACTTGAAGAACTAAAAGAAGCGATTAACAGTTTCGACCTTGGCCTCTTTGTCCAAGACCTGAAAGGGTTTATCACATCTGTGGAGAATTTCATCATCAAACTGACAGCCCAGCTCCCTACTGACAAAGTTATTAATCTGCTGAAATCTATCAAGGACACTGTTGtggttgaaatgaaaaaatataacattcCAACAAGGTACAATgcaatttatttcaaaatagaaGAGTTTCTCTCCAACTATGAGATTGAAAAAATGATTGGGGGCATCATGGATGAAGTTGTAAAAATAATGAAGCAGTATCAGATCAGGGAGAAGTTGCAACAAACATTTGAGGCTCTCAGATCTATTGATATCCAGCCTCTATTTAACAAATTTAAGGGGCCGGTGACAGAGTTTGTGAATGAGCTTTATTCAATTGACTTCAAACAGCTTATTGATGACATGAGTGGCTTTTTCACAAGAATGATGCAGAAAATTAAGTCATTTGATTATGAAACTTTCACTGCGGAGCTGAAAGACAAAGTTACAGAGATGAGCAAGATTCCTAGCTTTGGCAAACTCTATGGTGAGTTTAAAGTTACTTCACCACATTACAGCCTCACGACCACAGCTAAGCTGGAGAACACCACAACCACACCAGCCACACCAGAGTTTAAAGTTAGCCTGAACTCACAGGCTGATTCTACTCTAAAAGAGCTAAACTTCACTGTGGATGCCTCTGCACATTTTGCTGCTCCTAAAATGAGCCGTCTGACCATCTCTGAAGCCATTAATGTTCAGCAGTCATCCTTCACACTTGACCACAAGGGCACAATGAATCTTTATGGCCTATCAGCACAAGTCTCTGCCGAAACCTCTGCAAAAGCAACCACTGAGCCCTATATGGCAGAGCTTGTCAACAGTGCATTCTTTGCTCTGGAAAACGGAGTTTCTGCCAAGATGGACACTGTCTACAAACATGACCTCAAGTTTCCACCCCTCAGCATCTTCAGTGAAATGGTGATTGATCAAAAGACTCTCTTTGGGCTCGAAGATGCCAGCTTCCATCTCACTTTTAATAATCTGGCCAATAAAAAATTTAGAATTTGGCATTACTCAGATGAAGCAAACCACAAGAGTGACATCAATGTAGAAATGGATCTCCAGAACACCAAAGTGACCTTCACTGGTGACACAAGTAGCAGCCTTTTAACGGTTAAGGAAAGTTTTGTTGCTGATATTAGTACTTTCCGACATGTCATAATTGATGCCAAAATTGAGACCGACACACCTTTCATGGAGGGCAGTGTGGCAGAGGTTAAGCTTCAGGCTAAGGCTGAAGACATGAAAATTGATCTCACAGCAtctcacaatgcaaaactgATTGGTAGGATTACAGGAACCCTTTCAAGCTCTGTCCTCACTCTGATCTCAGCCACAGAGCTTACATTTAATAGTAAGAACAAAGGAAAGGCTATGTTTTTTCTTCCATTCAAGCAGTCTGTAAACATTGACCTGCAGAATGACGCTGATTTTACTCTGAACTCAGAAATGCACCAAGGAAGCTGGACAGGTCTGGCCAAGCTCAACCAATACAAATACTCACATTTGTTCTCCATGGACAATGGCGAAAGTGAAATTAACATCCAATCACGAATCAATGCCGAGGCAAATCTTGAAGTGCTGAAGACACCTATTACTATTCCTGAAATAACTCTACCAGTTATTGGAATGAAGACAGAAAGAGTGGAGTGCTTTTCTCTGTGGGAAGACACTGGCCTGAACTACATCCTAAAGACAACTCAGCAGACACTGGACATCAACTCCAAACTGAAATACATTAAGAACCCTGAGATGATCACAATTGACATAAATCTGGATCCAGTCATCCGTGCCATTAATATTAACACGAGGGCCCTGCACAAGAAAATGCTCATTGGCAAGGATAAGGCCGCGACCATTCTTGCTTCATCTTATAACAAAGCAATGTCAGGGTATGAAACATACAGCATTGAGTTGCCTAAAACCATTGTGGTCCCTGCCTACAAAGTTCCAGTCATGAATATTGAGATGTCTTCTTTCACAATTCCCCTGCCTGATGTCACACTTGTCACTGTGCCCTCGCTGCACATCCCATCTGCACTCCGCAAGCTGACAGTTCCAAAAATCACCCTACCCAAGGTTCAGAGCATCAAGATCCCAATGATGGGTGACCTGACTTATGAGTTCTCTATGGAAACAGCAATGATCACACTTAAAACTGATGCCAGCATCCTCAACCAGGATGGCCTCAAGGTCAAATTTGATGCCTCCTCCTCTTCTGGGTTTGAAATTCTGACGGGAAAGATTGAGGGCAACACCAGTGTTAACACAGTGGGTGAATTTAAAATGGCCTCCCTCTTCTCTGTAAAGCACTCGATGCTAGAAGGAAATCATAAGAGCACTGTCACCTTGAGTTATGAAAATGTAGATACCTCTGTGAGCAACTCAGCAAAGGTCAATTTGCCTTCACTCACTATGGAAATCAACCAGGAAATTAAGGGAAATCCAGGAGATGGTCTTGTTGTCTCCATGTCCACCACTTCTGCAGGACTCCTGGGTGTACAGATGCAGACCAAGCGGCCAGCACAAATGAAAGCCAGACTCTATGGTTGCTACCCG ACTGAACCAACAAGATACGTCAACATTGTGGGTCTCAAGATGTCTGTAAAGGACTCTGAGCAGCTAAACCTTCAGACAACCTGGAATATGGAGATGCCGTATGAGATGATGCTGGGACTGAAGAAACAAGTGCCAGGAGCCATGGAGATGGTTTCTGATCCTGCAATCAAGACATACAACAAGATCAGCAGGCATGTTAGGAGTTTTAAAGGCTCGTTTGAAAAGTTCAGGAAGAAGGGTAAAGCAATGTTCATGACGGCTGTTGAAAACTTAGCTGCAGTTAGTTCTTCTGATTTTATGACAACTGTCACAGATAAGACCATAAAACTTCTCAAAGAGTCCCAGAAGAAGGTTGAGCTTGTTCTTGATGTTGTGATTAAATTCCTGAGACAGACCAAGTTCCAGATCCCTGGCTATGAACGAAAGCTCTCTGGACTTGAGGTCTACCAGGAATTCAGCACTTTTGTCGCTGATGTATCTGAGGAGGCTGTTGAAAAGCTTCCTGAATACTTTGCCTCCACCTTTGCATCAGTCTTTGATCATGTCCAAACTGTAGAATTCACCATCCCTGGCTCTAATCGCGTCATCACTGGGAAAGAACTATGCGATGACTTGGTGGTTGCTCTGAGGAAAATGCAAGAACAGCTGACTGTTAGCATGAGGAAACTTGGAGACATCAAGCTGGAGGATATGATTAAGAAATTATCAGGGTTCATGCAATTTATTGTTCAACAAAGTGAAAACTTTATCCAAACTCTAAAAACTCATAATTTTGAGAAGATCAGCAGCTTTCTGGTGGATGCATACAATGATGCCATGAATTCCCATTTCCTGGCCGGTGTTGCCGAGCAGATTGATGAGGTGCACATAATCATAAAGGAATATCTTGAATCTGTGATCAATAAAATCCACAGCATCATGGCTGACATGTCAACTGAACAGCTTAGAACAAGCATCCAGTCTTGGATTGACTTGTCAGTGAAACGCATCAATGCTTTCCACAACAGTGTCATTAGCACCCTCAAAGAAACAAGCAAGGATGTTGAACCATATGTGAGAGTAAGTGACAGAAAGATTGATGTTGACATTCCTTTACCGTTTATTGTCAGACTCAACTAA